The following DNA comes from Deltaproteobacteria bacterium.
AGAATAGTGACGCACGGGAAATCGACTACAAGACGCTCCTGCCGAAGTACATGAGAATCTACATGTTCCCGGGCAGAACCGAGAAGCTCTATCCGGAAACGCTGCAGAAGGTGCGAAGCGGGGAGATTCCACCGAGAAACTGCAAAATATTCGTTTCGATGGTAAATGCGGCTGCCTGCTGGGAGATTGTAAAGAACACAGCGGTGATAAATGGAATAACGCTTCAGAACACGAAGGTGGTGGAGTTCCCGCTTATACAGGTGTTCGATCCTTACAGGGGGAGTTCATACTATTACGATGCCGGGAAGGATAGGATCGGGATTCCGAACTGGATGACCGGCAGGATACGATGGTATTCTGCGATGAAATGACATGGCTCGCAGCAACACACTCAGTCCCCGCAACGCTTCGCGCAAGTGCGAACCGATACGGCAAGTGGGATCGGCGATAGGTGACACCAAGGAACATACAGTATCGATGAAGGGGTTCCGATAGAATATGTCTGCACCCGTCGGCAACGGCAGATTTGTCTTTCTGATAGCTGCCGCCATAGCAGTAGGGCAATTAGGGGTAAGTCTTTACCTGCCGGCATTACCTGTGATCGGTTATGATCTGAGCATCTCTCCCTCGTGGATGGCGATGACACTCACCGTATATTTCGCAGGATTCGCCTTTTTCAACCTTTTTGCAGGTCCTTTCTCGGACGCCCTTGGCAGGCGTTTCATGATTCTCCGTGGCTTGGAGGTGTATGCCGTGGGCACCCTGCTTTGTGCTGTCGCCACTGATATCACGATGCTGTTAGCCGGAAGGATCATTCAGGCCTTTGGCGCCGGTGTGGCACCCGTGGTGGGGAAGGCCATGATCCAGGACGCCTCTCCCAAGGACCACACAGTGATTCTTATGGGATGGCTGGGAGCGGCTATCTCAATAACCCCTGCAGTAGCGCCCTTCATAGGCGGTATTATCACGGAGCATCTGCAATGGCGATGGATTTTCTGGTCGCTTCTTATTTTTAATGCATTGATCTGGTTGCTGAATTTCTCTTTGCTGTCAGAAACACTTCCCCATCCCGCCTTCCGTCGTATCACACTGGTTTCTGTCTTTAAAACCTATCGAGAATTCCTAGGAAATCGGGTTTACATGGGGTATATTCTCACTCTCGGTGCATGCTTTGGAGGTTTGGGCGCTTACTACACTGCCTCGCCCTTTATTTTCATCCATGATTTTCATCTGAGCCCTTCACTCTATGGTCTGATTACACTGGTAATCGCGACGGGCTTTATCATAGGCAATCTCGGTGTCGGACGTCTTACTCATAGTCGATGGTTCCACCGGATATTGTATATAGGGGGAATCCTCATGTTGGTGGGCGCTCTGGGGATGTTGTGCATGCCCAGGGGGCTCGTCACGGCTGCAACGGTTTTGGGAACCACCTTCCTTTTTATCGTCGGTTTTGGTATCATCTTTCCCATCGCCACAAAAGAGGCTTTGGGTTGTTATGTCGCACAGGCAGGAGCCGCTTCCGCACTGCTTGGGTTCGTCCAACTCAGTAGTTCTGCCCTGAGCAGTCTTGCTGTTGGATTCTTTCAATCTCAGGGCATGTCTTCTTATAGCGCGATGGCTCTTATCATGTTCCTCAGTGCCATTTTTGCAATTGTCCTCATTCGCCGTATGCAACGTAGTTGATAAAATGATGTTAACTATTTAAATATAATATTTCAATGTCATTGACTTAAGAATATTATCTCTTTCAAGTCCCCCTTTGTAAAGGGGGATTCAGGGGGATTTTAATTGCATTCCGTAAAATCTCCCCCAACCCCTCTTTAGAAAAGAGGGGGGTCAAAGTGCTTAAGTCGGTGACATTGTATAACCGATGAAACCTATTGCTCCCCTCATGATCGAACATCGTCTCATTGAGCGTATGGCTGGTGTAATGGAGGATTATGTGACCTCTATCCGGGGAGATAAAAAAGTAAATCCTGCCTTCGTTGACGTTGTGCTTGATTTTTTCAGAACATACGGGGATAAGACGCATCATGGAAAAGAAGAGGATACCCTTTTTGCTGCATTAGCCAAAAAGAACCTTTCAGCAGACCACAAGAAAATGCTGGACATCCTGATCGACGATCACGTTCAGGCGAGAAAATTGATGGCGAAGCTGGCAGAAGCCAACAAGAAGTATGTAAAAGGCAATGCAGATGCCGGCAATGATATCATTAACTACATGGAAACACTGACCATATTGTATAGAAAGCACATTGAACTTGAAGACAAACATTTTTTCATCCCCTCTTTAGGTTATTTCACCAAGGATGAAATGAACACTATGCTTAACGACATGTGGGAATACGATCGAAATATGATTCATATAAAATACAGGGAAGTGGTGGGGCAAGCGAAAGAAATGATCGGCCAGTGATTCTGGCTTTTGTAGAGTCTTTTCCATCAATTTTCTCATGTCAGGCTACAGGAGGTAATGCCATGAAAATAATATGGGATACAATGAACCGCCGCCAATTCATAAAGACATCAACTTTGATTTTTGGGGGACTTTTTTCTTTCATCCTTTTAGGCTTTCCTCAGAAAGTAAAAGCGCAATCAGAAAAAGACATCAATGATCAATCTAAATATATCTGCGAAATCTGTGGTTATATTTATGATCCCGAGAAGGGAGATCCTTCAGAAGGTATCCCCGCCGGAAAGTCCTTTAAGGAACTACCTGACAGTTGGAGGTGCCCATTATGCGGCGTCGATAAGACTATGTTTAAAAAATTGAGTTGAAATGCGGCAAGGGTTTATTTTTATCAGGCTAGGCTCAACATTCTTTTGCAGGTTGCAATGTTAGGCCGCTCTATAACGGGTAAATCCGTAAAGGAATATGTGATTAGAAAGCCCTGACGAGACGAAAACCGATGTCGTGTGAACGGACGACCGGATATTCCTGGCCGCGAAAGGCAGACCGCAGGATTCCCGCGTTGTCGAGCCATGAGCCTCCCCGCAATACACGGTGTTGTCCGGCAGGCAACCCTCTCGGGTCCGTCACTTTACCTGAAGGATAATCATCGAACCCGTCCTGACACCACTCCCAGACATTGCCGTACATGTCATGGAGACCCCATGTGTTAGGCTTCTTCTTTGCCACAGGATGTGTCCGGGAGGCTGAATTTATATCATACCAGGCATAGTCTCCAAGTTCACCTTCACTACTACCAAACGAGTATTTCATTGTGGAACCCGCCCGGCAGGCGTACTCCCATTCCGCTTCAGTGGGGAGGCGATACTTGTCTGTCCCCTCCATTTGATTGAGCTTCCCGATAAATTCCTGGGCATCAATCCAGGAAACATTTTCCACAGGGCAGTCATCGCCGCAGTTTTTAAAAGAGGAGGGATTGCTTCCCATGACCTTCTGCCACTGTCCCTGTGTAACCTCAGTTGCCTGCATGTAAAAAGGTTTGCTGATCGTCACCTGGTGCTGAGATAAACCCTGCTCATCTCCCATCATGAACGTTCCTGGAGGGATCAGTACGAATGCTGTTCCCATGGCAGGGCTCATGAAGGATTTGTCCGCAGATTCCACACCGACAGCGAAGGTTGAGGCAGCAATCATCAGAGCAACGATGATTGATAAAATTGTTCTTCTCTTCATAATCCGTCTCCTTGCCCAGAATATCCATATTCCTGTCGCATCACACAAATGAGAGTGAAACCTTTGAAAAATGCACAATCTTTGTCATTCCCGCCTGCGAGACTGTGTCATAATTCACATTTGTCATTGCGAGTGAACGAAGTGAGCGTGGCAATCTCTATGTTGTCCATGGCTTATGAGATTGCTTCAGTCGTTTCACTCCTTCGCAATGACATTACGACACAGTCTCTACGCGGGAATGACAGACCTTTTACGAGTTCGTCAAATAACACGCATGGAGGATCAATATCAAGCATTTCGTCAAGCATGCGCATTCCGGATGTCTACGTTTTTCTCTCATATTTCATGAAAGCAAGGAGTTAATCACCCTAACAAAATTGTATTCACGTGCTGTCACGGGATCTTACAACATCTACCTTATGTCATATTTGACATAAGGTACAGAAATCATTATCTAATTTCACAAAAAAAGATTGACAATTCAGTGTTGACCGGATAAATTTTTTATCTAATGTACACTGCAGGAACCTTATTAAACCTTATTAAAAATGAGGCCACCAACGGGAATTCAGTATGCAGATGCATGTTCACCTATTTCTATCGCACCAGTTTCGCGAAAGATACCGCAGTTTAAAGCCATCGCGTTCTCTTCTCACCAACGTAAGAAACTTATTGGAGGCTAATGTATGAATAAAAAGGTTTTAATTCTTATTTTCTGTGTAGTTGTAAGTCTTGTTTTCTCAGGAATAATCTTTGCGCAGGCCAAGAAAGAAAAGGCAAAGGCCGGCGGCAAGGCGATTGCTGCAACCGGGGCTGCTGTATGGGATTACTTGAAGAAAGAAGGTTATGCGAACAAGTGGAAAATGTGGCCGGGAACAACGGCAATGTATGCCGGACCTGAACCTCACGGCGCGTTCCTCACTACCTATGTCAATGAACCGGCTTTGAAGGCCATCACCGGAAAGAAGGGAAAATTCCCCGATGGGGCAATAATCTCACAGGACAACTATTCGAAAAACAAAAAGCTGAAGTTTATCTCTGTCATGTATAAGGTAAAGGGCTACAACCCACAGGGTGGAGACTGGTTCTGGGCACAGTATAAGCCTGATGGAAGGATTGAGGTGGAAGGAAAGGTGGATGAGTGTATCAAATGTCATGTCGCCCAAAAAGGAAATGACTATGTGTACACAAGTAAAATGAAATAGTTCCTCTGGATGATAACAGATTAGGACAAGAAAAATATATGAAATATCGGTGCATTGACTGAAAGGAGGTGTAAATCGTAAGGCGGTTCTTTTGTAAACCTTAACGCGAATCATCAAATTGGAGGTTTTACTATGGAAGATAAAGAAAAGAAATTACCTGATCTACTCCAGAAAGAAACTACCCGACGCGGCTTTTTGAGAGGGACGGCAGTGGCGGCGGGCAGTGCCTTCGCCGTGGCCACGATCGGGGGTCTGGCTTCCAAGGCGGCCCATGCGCAGGCCAAGCCACCGGAAGCACCGAAGAAGGATCTGATGAAGTATCTGTTTGCCGAACGTCAGAATTGTACCGGATGCCGGGCCTGCGAATATGCCTGTTCTGTTTATCATACCGGTGTCGTCAGGCCTTCTGTCTCCAGAATTCATGTGCTGAAATACAAAGACTCTATCGACGTTCCCGTGCTATGCTGGCACTGTAACGACGCCCCATGCATTGAAGCCTGTCCCACCACTCCTAAAGCGATACAGGCAGATCCAAAACACAATGGCATTATCCTGAACGAAAAGATCTGTCTGGGCAGAAAGTGTCTGAAATGCCAGGAGGCCTGTCCGGCGCAGTATGTCAATGTGAATCCCGATACGGGTCAGCCTCTCATTTGTGATATGTGCGCTGGTGAGCCTGCCTGTGTAAAAGCCTGCTCAGAACAATCCGGCAATCCCCAGGGACCCTGTCTCGTAGCAAACAAGCTGGGTTTCGGCGTTAATATG
Coding sequences within:
- a CDS encoding multidrug effflux MFS transporter codes for the protein MSAPVGNGRFVFLIAAAIAVGQLGVSLYLPALPVIGYDLSISPSWMAMTLTVYFAGFAFFNLFAGPFSDALGRRFMILRGLEVYAVGTLLCAVATDITMLLAGRIIQAFGAGVAPVVGKAMIQDASPKDHTVILMGWLGAAISITPAVAPFIGGIITEHLQWRWIFWSLLIFNALIWLLNFSLLSETLPHPAFRRITLVSVFKTYREFLGNRVYMGYILTLGACFGGLGAYYTASPFIFIHDFHLSPSLYGLITLVIATGFIIGNLGVGRLTHSRWFHRILYIGGILMLVGALGMLCMPRGLVTAATVLGTTFLFIVGFGIIFPIATKEALGCYVAQAGAASALLGFVQLSSSALSSLAVGFFQSQGMSSYSAMALIMFLSAIFAIVLIRRMQRS
- a CDS encoding rubredoxin, giving the protein MNDQSKYICEICGYIYDPEKGDPSEGIPAGKSFKELPDSWRCPLCGVDKTMFKKLS
- a CDS encoding formylglycine-generating enzyme family protein; the protein is MKRRTILSIIVALMIAASTFAVGVESADKSFMSPAMGTAFVLIPPGTFMMGDEQGLSQHQVTISKPFYMQATEVTQGQWQKVMGSNPSSFKNCGDDCPVENVSWIDAQEFIGKLNQMEGTDKYRLPTEAEWEYACRAGSTMKYSFGSSEGELGDYAWYDINSASRTHPVAKKKPNTWGLHDMYGNVWEWCQDGFDDYPSGKVTDPRGLPAGQHRVLRGGSWLDNAGILRSAFRGQEYPVVRSHDIGFRLVRAF
- a CDS encoding cytochrome P460 family protein, whose protein sequence is MNKKVLILIFCVVVSLVFSGIIFAQAKKEKAKAGGKAIAATGAAVWDYLKKEGYANKWKMWPGTTAMYAGPEPHGAFLTTYVNEPALKAITGKKGKFPDGAIISQDNYSKNKKLKFISVMYKVKGYNPQGGDWFWAQYKPDGRIEVEGKVDECIKCHVAQKGNDYVYTSKMK
- a CDS encoding hemerythrin domain-containing protein → MKPIAPLMIEHRLIERMAGVMEDYVTSIRGDKKVNPAFVDVVLDFFRTYGDKTHHGKEEDTLFAALAKKNLSADHKKMLDILIDDHVQARKLMAKLAEANKKYVKGNADAGNDIINYMETLTILYRKHIELEDKHFFIPSLGYFTKDEMNTMLNDMWEYDRNMIHIKYREVVGQAKEMIGQ